The DNA sequence GAACTCGAGGATCGCCTCGCGCGCGGTCTCGAGCGAGGCGGGCGAGAGCGCGGCGGTGTCGCTGATCTCGCGCCCGATTTCGGGATAGCGCTCGGCCATGTGCGCCCGCAGCCCCGCTTCGAACCCCTGCACGTCGCGGAGCGGCAAGTCGTCGAGCAGGCCGGCGGTGCCGGCGTAGACGATGTACACCTCGTCGGCTTCGGACAAGGGCGAGAACTGCGGCTGCTTGAGCACCTCGACCAGGTGCTGCCCGCGGTTCAGGGTCCGCCGCGTGGCCGCGTCCAGGTCGCTGGCGAACTGCGCGAAGGCGGCCAACTCACCATACCGCGCCATGTCGAGCTTAAGCGTCCGGGCGACCGACTTGATCGCCTTCGTCTGCGCCGACGAGCCGACGCGCGAGACGCTGAGGCCGACGTTGATCGCCGGCCGCCGGCCGGCGTTGAACAGCTCCGGCTCGAGGAAGATCTGACCATCGGTGATCGAGATCACGTTGGTCGGGATGTAGGCCGAGACGTCGCCGAGCTGGGTTTCGATGATCGGCAGTGCGGTCAGCGACCCCCCGCCCAGATCGTCATTCAGCTTAGCCCCCCGCTCCAGAAGGCGCGAGTGCAGGTAGAAGACGTCGCCAGGATAGGCCTCTCGGCCGGGCGGCCGACGCAGCAGCAGCGAGAGTTGGCGGTAAGCCTGGGCATGTTTGGACAGGTCGTCGTAGACACAAAGGGAGTGACGCCCGGAATCGCGGAAATACTCGCCTATCGCGCAGCCGGCGTAGGGGGCGATATACTGGAGCGGCGCCAGTTCGGAGGCAGTAGCCGCAACAACCGTGGTGTAGGCCATAGCCCCGGCCTCTTCCAGCGTCTTCACCACTTGGGCGACAGTGGATCGCTTCTGACCGACAGCCACGTAGACACAGAAGACGTCTTTGCCTTTCTGGTTGATGATGGCGTCAATCGCGACGGCGGTCTTGCCGGTCTGCCGGTCGCCGATGATCAACTCGCGCTGTCCCCGACCGATCGGGATCATGGCATCGATGGCCTTGATACCGGTCTGAAGCGCCTCCTTAACCGGTCGGCGGTCCACCACCCCGGGGGCCAACCGCTCAATGGGCCGAAGCTCTTTGGCGTCGATCGGTCCCTTGCCGTCGATCGGCAGGCCCAGAGCGTTCACCACTCTCCCCACCAGCGCCTCGCCCACCGGCACAGAGGCGATCCGGCCCGTCCGCTTGACCAGATCACCCTCCTTGATCGCTTCAGCCTCGCCCAACAGGACCGCGCCGACGTTATCCTCCTCAAGGTTCAGCACCATGCCGAAGACGTCATGCGGAAACTCCAGAAGCTCGCCGGCCATGGCCTTTTCCAGGCCGTAGATGCGAGCAATCCCGTCGCCCGCCTCAATGACGGTGCCGACCTCCGCGACATCAACAAGCGCCTCGTATCCGGCCAGTTGCTGCTTGATAATTTCGGTGATCTCTTCCGCTTTGATCTGCGCCATTCCGCTACCCTTTCAGTATTAGCGATACTCGCTCTTCAGCAGGTGTTCGCGTACCTTTTTCAGTTGTGTCCGTACGGACCCATCGTAGATGGTGCTGCCAATCTGCGCAACAAACCCGCCCACAATGGAGGGGTCGACTCGGGTCTCCAAATAGATCTCTTTTCCCGTCGCCATCCGCAGGCGCTCCTGGAGCCCGTGAATGATCGGCTCGGACAACGGGATCGCTGAAGTCACTGTGGCTTTCCCGCGACCCAACTGCTCATCGGTCAGTTCCTCATAGGCGAGGGCAATCTCTCCGAGGTGCGGGAGTCGCCGTTTCTCCAGGATCAGATTCAGAAAGTTCGTGGTCAGCGGCTTCACCCCCACCCCTTCCGCGATCGTGTGCAGGATGCGCCGTTTATCGGTCAGCGGAATGGCGGGACTCGCAAAGAAAGTGGCCACCTCGCGACTTCGTTTCATCGTCTCTACAACCGCGCGGAGGTCAGATCCGACCGTCTCCAGCAGTTGCTGCTCGGCCGCAACGTCTGCCAGCGCCTTGGCGTACCTTCTGGCGAGGCCGCCGGCTCTCACCGGCCGCTCCCAATCTCGGCCACCACCTGTTCCGCCAGACGGCGATGATCATCGGTCGTCAGGCTACGGGCGATGACGCGCTCCGCAACCCCAAGCGAGAGACCGACAACCTCAGCGCGGAGCTCGGCCTTCGCCCTTTTGACCTCCTGCTCGATCTGCGCCTTGGCCTCCGTCACAAGACGGGCAGCCTCTTCGCGCGACACCGTGAGCAGTCGCTGCCGCTCCTCCTCGACCTCACGGATCGCCAACTCCCGCATGGCGGCGGCCTCCCGCCGGGTCGCGAGGATCTGTGCTTCGTACTCCTTCTGGGTCTGGGCGGCGGCCTCTCTGGCTGCCTTCGCCTCTTCCAGCGAACGCTTAATTCCATCGGCCCGCGTCGCCAGGAATTGGGTGAGCGGCGTGAACAGGAATTTGTACAGCACAGCGATCAAAATGAGGAAGTTCACAACCTGAATGAGCAGCGTCATGTTCAGGTTGATGATCCCGGGCTGCTCCCCTCCGCCATGGGCCTCCTCGGCGGCCCAAACAGGGAAAGCCGCGAGAAGCGCCAGGCCAAGGAAGCAGGCCGCAGTTGCGACAAGCCGCATGCGATCCTTCGTCATAACTGCTGATCCTCCATCCCAGTATTGCTGCTGTCCGAAAGCGACGAACGAACGACGAAATACCCGCCCATCCCAAGTTGAACCGCCAGCAGGCCGAGCGCCATCCCGATCAGATTCACAGGCAGGTAAACGATCACGAAGAAGACGATAACGGCGACCCCGAGGAGTCTCAGGATAGATCGGACCCACCAGTACTGTTGACCACGCAACCGAGGCGCCTGGCGCTCGGTGAGACGGACCACGGTTTGGACAATGAGCCTGAAGCTAAACAGGCTGACGAGAGCGCCGGCGGCGAGACCCAAGGCCCAATCCCACTTCCCGAACAGCCCAAAACCGACGAGCCCGGCCACGACGAGGCCGAGCGCGCCTACCAGCGTACCTCTGACGAACTGCTCCCGCTCGTTCATACCACCGGCAAAAAAGCGCTGCCGGATCCCTTGAAACGGACCTGGCAGCTCTGAAGATCGTGAAAACTCGCTCAAGCTTGCCCTACCAATGGAGATTTGTCAAGCCTTTTTTGGCATCTCCCCACCACCCGTCCCCGATGTCCCCGGTCTCTACACTTCCGAGGTGGGAGATGAGAAATATTGCTGTCGTCATCGTTCACTGCGGTCGCTAGTCTGCAACAACAGTGGCGCCACCTACAAGCAGGTCGGGCTCGGACGCATCATAGAACACGGCCGCCTGACCCGGCGCAGCAGCGGGCTGGGCCTGGTGCCATCGGACTCGTATCCGACTATCACCGAGGGGTAAGATTGTGGCCGGCATCGCGGCCTGGCGGGAGCGAACCTTTACCAGGACAGGCCGTTCCGGGCTCAAACGATCCCACGCCACAAGGTTGA is a window from the Candidatus Methylomirabilis tolerans genome containing:
- the atpA gene encoding F0F1 ATP synthase subunit alpha translates to MAQIKAEEITEIIKQQLAGYEALVDVAEVGTVIEAGDGIARIYGLEKAMAGELLEFPHDVFGMVLNLEEDNVGAVLLGEAEAIKEGDLVKRTGRIASVPVGEALVGRVVNALGLPIDGKGPIDAKELRPIERLAPGVVDRRPVKEALQTGIKAIDAMIPIGRGQRELIIGDRQTGKTAVAIDAIINQKGKDVFCVYVAVGQKRSTVAQVVKTLEEAGAMAYTTVVAATASELAPLQYIAPYAGCAIGEYFRDSGRHSLCVYDDLSKHAQAYRQLSLLLRRPPGREAYPGDVFYLHSRLLERGAKLNDDLGGGSLTALPIIETQLGDVSAYIPTNVISITDGQIFLEPELFNAGRRPAINVGLSVSRVGSSAQTKAIKSVARTLKLDMARYGELAAFAQFASDLDAATRRTLNRGQHLVEVLKQPQFSPLSEADEVYIVYAGTAGLLDDLPLRDVQGFEAGLRAHMAERYPEIGREISDTAALSPASLETAREAILEF
- the atpH gene encoding ATP synthase F1 subunit delta, whose product is MRAGGLARRYAKALADVAAEQQLLETVGSDLRAVVETMKRSREVATFFASPAIPLTDKRRILHTIAEGVGVKPLTTNFLNLILEKRRLPHLGEIALAYEELTDEQLGRGKATVTSAIPLSEPIIHGLQERLRMATGKEIYLETRVDPSIVGGFVAQIGSTIYDGSVRTQLKKVREHLLKSEYR
- the atpF gene encoding F0F1 ATP synthase subunit B, which translates into the protein MTKDRMRLVATAACFLGLALLAAFPVWAAEEAHGGGEQPGIINLNMTLLIQVVNFLILIAVLYKFLFTPLTQFLATRADGIKRSLEEAKAAREAAAQTQKEYEAQILATRREAAAMRELAIREVEEERQRLLTVSREEAARLVTEAKAQIEQEVKRAKAELRAEVVGLSLGVAERVIARSLTTDDHRRLAEQVVAEIGSGR
- a CDS encoding ATP synthase subunit I, with protein sequence MSEFSRSSELPGPFQGIRQRFFAGGMNEREQFVRGTLVGALGLVVAGLVGFGLFGKWDWALGLAAGALVSLFSFRLIVQTVVRLTERQAPRLRGQQYWWVRSILRLLGVAVIVFFVIVYLPVNLIGMALGLLAVQLGMGGYFVVRSSLSDSSNTGMEDQQL
- a CDS encoding tRNA 2-thiouridine(34) synthase MnmA, which gives rise to NLVAWDRLSPERPVLVKVRSRQAAMPATILPLGDSRIRVRWHQAQPAAAPGQAAVFYDASEPDLLVGGATVVAD